gcgggagAGTGATAAGATCATTTTGACTTTGGTTTCAAGATGGAGAATGGGTGCTGGGAGAGGATAGAGATGAGCTGGCAGTCCAGATGGCAAGCTTGGGAAGTAGCACTTGTGATGAAAGGGACAGGTAGAGGAGATGCTAAATTAGTACCTGCAGGCTGAGAGGatgtgacagaggaagagaaggagaggaaggggatTGCTACTGCCTTCCTCCCCTCATCACCTTCCTTTTGTCACCTACCCCTTCTCTCTGCCCCGGTGGCTTCCAACTGGACAGTCCCTTCTAGGAATCTCTGATGGAAGTTCACTGATAACCCTGCTTTTCCCCACCCTTTTGCCCCAGTCCTAACTGCCCACTCTTTGTGCCCTGCAGACAGTGCTGGGCTGCCCCCCATCATGCCAGGTGGGCTCACCCTCCCCACACTCTGCTGCTTTCTTCTTTGGGCCTTCACCATCTTCCACAAAGGCCAAGGAGACCCAGGTAAGACCCCAGCCCAGGCCAGAATCTGGGGAAAGCTTGGGGAGGCTGCAAgggtggggaaaggggaaagggcagTTGTTGCAGGTACTCAGGGAGTGAAAGTCATTGCTGAGAAAGCAATGGAGGAGAGGGTTGGGGGGCTCTGGAGAAAGCATTTGGGGAGCAGGGTCTGATGGGCACTTGGAGCAATGAGGATCGGGGGTTCCTGCCACTGTGGCCCCCTCTGCTCAGCATCCCACCCGGGCCCCCACTACCTCCTGCCCCCCATCCACGAGGTCATTCACTCTCATCGTGGGGCCACGGCCACGCTGCCCTGCGTCTTGGGCACCACGCCTCCTAGCTATAAGGTGCGCTGGAGCAAGGTGGAGCCTGGGGAGCTCCGGGAAACTCTGATCCTCGTCACCAACGGACTGCACGCCCGGGGGTATGGGCCACTGGGAGGGCGCGCCAGGATGCGGAGGGGGCATCGGCTGGACGCCTCCCTGGTCATCGCTGGCGTGCGCCTGGAGGACGAAGGCCGGTACCGCTGCGAGCTCATCAATGGCATCGAGGACGAGAGCGTGGCGCTGACCTTGAGTCTGGAGGGTGAGGCCCTTCCACTCCCGCCCTATTCCTCTGTAGCAGGCGGGACCGCCTCGCCTGGGTCTCCCAGGGCTCCTTTCCAGTATCTCCCCATCACCCCCGGGGACCCCAGCTCCCTCTCCCAGGCCGCGCCGCCCTTCCTCCCCCTCCGCTCCCATCTGCTGGCCCTCCCCAGGCTCTCCGCCACCCCCTAGGTGTGGTGTTTCCGTACCAACCCAGCCGGGGCCGGTACCAGTTCAATTACTACGAAGCGAAGCAAGCGTGCGAGGAGCAGGATGGACGCCTGGCCACCTACTCCCAGCTCTACCAGGGTAAGCGGCCGAACCCAGCACCTCCCAGGCCCCGCGGAGCTGTCTCAGGGGCCCGAGAGAGGGCGCCAGGCGAGCTCAGTCTGGCTCCTGCCTGTGATGCCTCTCATCCCCGACCCCCGCCGTCTCCCGCCAGCTTGGACCGAGGGTCTGGACTGGTGTAACGCGGGCTGGCTGCTGGAGGGCTCCGTGCGCTACCCTGTGCTCACTGCGCGCGCCCCGTGCGGCGGTCGAGGCCGGCCCGGGATCCGCAGCTACGGGCCCCGAGACCGGATGCGCGACCGCTACGACGCCTTCTGCTTCACCTCCGCGCTGGCAGGTGAAACGCGGGGCGAAGGCAGGGTCTTGGCGCGGGGTCTGAAAAATGTGGGGGGCGAGGAGTGGACCTCAGTTTGAGATCAGGGAAGGGTCTCCGGGTCCCTCCAAGGCACCGCCCCTCCATCAGCCCGCTCGCCCGTCCGCCTGGGCTCCAGCCCACCTCTCCAAACCCTCCCTGCACTTCTGCCTCGATCCCCTCACTCCTAGTACCCAAGCTCGATCCAGCACCTCTGCGGCCCCGGCCCCCAACTCCGCCTTCTGGGAGTCAgcagccccgccccgccccgcctaCCCTACTTTCGGTCGGTGACCCGCTGTGGTCCCCAGGTCAAGTGTTCTTCGTGCCCGGGCGGCTGACGCTGTCTGAAGCCCACGCAGCGTGCCGGCGACGAGGCGCCGTCGTGGCCAAGGTTGGGCACCTCTACGCCGCCTGGAAGTTCTCGGGGCTAGACCAGTGCGACGGCGGCTGGCTGGCTGACGGCAGTGTGCGCTTCCCAATCATCACGCCGCGGCCCCGCTGCGGGGGGCTCCCGGATCCCGGAGTACGCAGCTTCGGCTTCCCCAGGCCCCAGCAGGCAGCCTATGGGACCTACTGCTACGCCGAGAATTAGACGCCCACCGTGTCCCCCTCCAGCGCGCGCGACGAAGCTTGGGAGTCGTGGCGGGGTTCTCTCGCCACCCCTTTCCGGAGAACCTCCCCTCCCTCCAGACCGGGAGCGACCTCTCCAGACCTGTCTTCCCAGCCGGGGCCTGCGGGCCTTGGACCCTGGCTGGCCCGGTGGCGGGGAGGGGAAGCGGGGGCGCCCCCGGCGGCGAGATGCGGCGGTGACCCTCGGACCCGCTGCGGTTCACGAGCCCCAGGAGAGGACTCAGCCACCGCCGAGGGGAGGGACAGGCGGCCGGGGGCATTAACTGACCTCTGAGTACAGCAATAAAATAACCTGGGGATCTTTTGTGTTGGGCGGGGCTGTAAGCGCTGCGAGGCGtggagaggtgtgtgtgtgtgtgtgtgcgctcgCGCGCGCGCTCATGTCGGGGCTGATGACCCGTGATCCTGCGTGCCCACTGAGCACCTAAGACAGGGTAAGGGGCAGGGCTGTTGCCGTTACGGGGTGGGTCAGCGGAAGAGCGGGAGTGCGGTGAGAGGGCACCAATAGGCCAAGGGAGAGGGAGAACTGGAGACCACGTGGGCGCCTGGCCCACGCAGGAGAACCTAGCATGTTGTTGCGCCAGGCGCCACGCGGGGGCGCCGCACACTCACCTAAGATTAGTTCAAATCTGCCAGGGGCGCCCCATGCCACCAGGCCTACCCTGTGTGCCCCAGATAACAAACATAAGACaacttagggccgggcgcggtggctcacgcctgtaatcccagcactttgggaggccgaggcgggcggatcacgaggtcaggagatcgagaccatcctggcaaacagggtgaaaccccgtctctattaaaaatacaaaaaattagccaggcgtggtggtgggcgcctgtagtcccagctactctcgaggctgaggcaggagaatggcgtgaacccgggaggcggagcttgcagtgaaccgagattgcgccactcccCTCAACCGGGggaaacacagcgagactccgcctcaaaaaaaaaaaaaaaaaaaaaggcaacttaaACGTATTTCAAAATGTGCAGCCTGCAGACCTCCCTGAAGCATTTGCGTAgactactgttttgttttgttttgtttttttgagacggagtcttgctgtgtcgcccaggctggagtgcagtggctggatctcagctcactgcaacctccgactcccgggttcacgccattctcctggctcagccttctgagtagctgggaccacaggcgccggccacctcgcccggctaattttttgtatttttagtagagacggggtttcaccgtgtttgccaggatggtctcgatctcctgacctcgtgatccgcccgtctcggcctcccaaagtgctgggattacaggcttgagccaccgcgcccggccagcgtAGACTACTGTTAAAGATAGGAAAGTGATATTCTTGCTGGAATTGACAGGAAATTAACCCTGTGGAAGGAGGAGGCAAACACCAAACACCAGGGCCACCAAAGGAAACGGGCAACTGGACAAGTAACATTCTTAACTCGTGGCTAAAATGAAACATACTAACAATTCAAGAGACAAATTCTAATGTTATTAATTCACTATTCACATATATGTTGGTGTGTATATACATAGGTTTCTAACTATACTACAAAAAGCCTGAGCTAGATAATACTAATGTAcggggcaaagggcatgaacaagCTAATGGTGCTtgatatatatagtaaaattgaTTTCCAAGGGGGTTCTTGTTATAATTGCTAAAGAGAATTCATGCCATGGAACATTATATAAGGGACAGAGAATGATAGAATGAACAGCATCTTCAAAAACCATCACGCAACAAACGAGATATTTGTGCCATTTCCTAAACCTTGACTTTCTCATCTTGGTGTGGGATAGTAGTGTTTGCCTTTTGTGTTTGTTGTGAGAATCAGTTGAGGCATTGCATGTACTGGGTAGTACATGCCTGGTacacatagcaggcactcaagTGGTAcctataataattaataattattaagatTACAGTAATATAGCAACAATAGTAGTTTTTCAGCTTCTTATCAGGCAGCCTGGAGGGTTGGTTGTCGTATGGCACTATATTAGTCAAGATCATGTAGATTATGCTGTGAAAACAACTCCCAAATCTCAGATAGCAAATATAAGACGActtaaacatatttcaaaatgtgcAGCCTGCAGATCTCCCAGAAACGTTTGTGGGGACTAAACTATTAAGGATAGGAAAATcaggcccagcacggtggctcacacctgtaattccaacactttgggaggcagaggtgggcagatcatttaaggtcaggagcttgagaccagcctggccaacttggtgaaaccccgtctctactttaaaaatgtaaaaattagccaggcatgggggcgggtgcctgtaatcccagctactcaggaggctgaagcaggagaattgcttgaactcgggaggcggaggctgcaatgaacagatatcgcaccactgcactccagcctgggcggcagagcgagactccatctcaaaaaaaagaaaaaaaaaaaaggtttatttctcaGGCTACACGGTCAACAAGGGGGaattcttatttttgtcattcaGGGACACAGGCTGATAGAGTACCCACCATCTCGAATACTGTCAGTCACCATACTAGCAGGAAGAAATAATAAGAGCTCTGCAGGGTTTCACAAAGACAATTAATAGCTCCCACCCAGAAGTGACACCTGTCCCTTCAGTTGACAACTCATTTGCCAGAACTAATCACATCGCCCCACCGAACCACAAGGGGGCAAGAAAGAGCAATCCTTCTTTGGCCTAGAAATaggaaaactggaaatatttgctgaacagcATCAGTGTCCACCATAAGCACAAAGGAGAGCAGTCTAGACTCTGGGACATATGGTAGTCACCTATCCATCTACCCCTTTTCTGGGTTTTCTAAGCTATTGCCTATGATGAAGTCAGAACCCCAGAAAGCCAAGATACTGGACCCCAGCAGCTCAGCCAGCAGGAGGATGGCTTTTCTTCAGTGTAATGCCTTCAGCCTAAGGGCAAGAGATCATACAAGAAATGGtcatgggccgggcacagtggctcatgcctgtaatcctagcactttgggaggccgaggcatttgggatcaggagtttgggaccagcctaggcaacatggcaaaacctcatctctacaaaaaaatacaaaaattagctgggcttggtggcacactcctgttgtcccagctactcaggaggctgaggtgggaagatcacttgagccagggaggtccaggctgcagtaagccgagatgataccactgcactccagcctgggtgacagagcaggaccccgtctcaaaaaaaaaaaaaaaaaaaagtgaaaaaggccATGAGAAGAGCTTTCCATTTGCTGCAAATCTCCATTTCTTCAATCACAAAACCACAATACCACTCATTCCTACAACTACTCTGTATATTGCTATCACCATTATttcttattatagaaaatttgaaacatacacaaaagtaagGAGAATAGTATGATGAACTACTCCATCACCTGGCTTGGCCATTATCAAAATTCTGCCCTTCTTTTTTCATGGGTCCTCTCAGTCATGTTGGGTTTTACTGGAGTATTTGAAAGTAAATCTCAGATATCCTATCATTTCACCTGTAAGACTCAATATGCATTTCTAACACACAATGACTTCTAAAAATAACCATAATTCCATTATCACACTTCTCCAACAAAATTAAACTAAATATTAGTCATCTAACACTTAGTTCATGATCATTTTTCCCTGaatgtccaaaaaataaaattttacggTTGATTTGCTCAAACTAGAATCCAACCAAGGTCTACAACTTTGCAGTTGGTTAATTTGGGggctgagggtttttttttttttttaacagacagggtttcactatgtttcccaggctagactttaattcctgggttcaagttatcctcctgcctcagcctcctgagtaatttttctttttttcccctaagactgagtcttgctttgtcacctagtttagagtgcggtggcgcaatctcggctcactacaagctccacctctcgggttcatgccattctcctgcttcagcctctcaagtagctgggactataggcgcccgccactacgcccggctaattttttgtatttttagtagagacggggtttcaccatgttagccaggatggtctcgatttcctgacctcatgatccacccgcctcgggttcccaaagttctgggattacaggtgtgagccatcaccctccacctgagtaatttttttaagtctctgtTAAGTTACAGTACTTCTGCCCCCTTCATTTTATCTATGCCATGTATTTGTATGTTCAAGAAACTAGGTCATTTTTTCCTGTCAAGTTTCccacattctggatttggctGAGTGTACCCTTGCAAATGTCATTTAACATGTTCCTTTGTCCCCTGTGATTATATTTAGAAGTTTGACTAAATTCAaacaggcttggtggctcacacctgtaatcccagcactttgggagactgaggtaggcggagcacctgaggtcaggagtttgagaccagcctagccaacatggtgaatccccgtgtctgctaaaagtacaaaaaattagccaggcatggtggcaggagcctgtaatcccagctactcaggaggctgaggcaggagaatcacttgaatccaggatgtggaggttttagtgagccgagatcacaccaatgcattccagcctgggcaattgagtgagactccacctcaaaacaaacaaacaaacaaattcatgttcactttttttctggaaacattttGTAAGTGATACTGTATCCTCTTTCATCACATCAGGAGGCACCTGGTGACTGGTAGTtctactttcttttgtttgtttggtttttgagatggagtcttgctctgtcacccaggctggagtgcagtggcacgatcttggctcactgcaacctttgcctcccaggctcaagtgatcctgctgcttcagcctcctgagtagctgggatgacaggcatgtgccaccacacctagctagttttttttttttttttttttttaacagagttttgctctgtcacccaggctggagtgcagtggcgcgatctcggctcactgcaagctccacctcccgggttcacgccattctcctgcctcagcctcctgagtagctgggactacaggcgcccgccaccacgcccggctaatttattttattttattttattttcagtagagacggggtttcaccatgttagccaggatggtcttgatctcctgaccttgtgatccacccgccttggcctcccaaagtgctgggattacaggcttgagccactgaacccagcctttttttatttttattttttgtagagacaaggttttgccattgttgcccaggctggtctcaaggtcCTGGCCTCAAaacatcttcctgccttggcctcctaaaatgttgggattacaggtgtgagccaccacgcctgggcctTAATCTACTTTCAGTGATGTTGAGACTGATCGGTAAATTCAGAGTGTCTGTCCATTAATTATAAGGTTCTTCATTgtaggtcaggcgcggtggctcacgcctgtaatcccagcactttgggaggtcaaggtgggaggatcacctgaggtcaggagtttgagaccagcctgaccaacaaggtgaaaccccatctctactaaaaataaaaaggttaaaaaaattagcctggtgtggtggcaggcacctgtagtcccagctactcaggaggctgagacaagagaattgtttgaatccgggaggtggaggttgcagtgagctgagattgagtcactgcactccagcctgggcgacagagcaagactccatctcaaaaataaataaataaaagttctccATTGTATTAGTTTCCGGTGTCTGCTgttacaaattaccacaaactttgtgtttaaaacaacatacatttattctcTTACCATATAGACATTTATTCTCTATcagccagaagtccaaaatctagGTTTTCAATAACACAGTGGTACAACAACGACGACGACGACAACAAAAACCTAGGTGTCAGCAGGGCACTGCCTCTGGAGGTTGTGGGTAGaacccttccttgcctcttccagcttctcgCAACTTCTGTTCCTTGGCTTCCttagctgcatcactccaatctctgcctttgtgGTCATGTAGCCTCCTCCTCTTCATGCGTCTGTGTCTTTTCCTCTTCTATCTCTCATAAGTGCACATGTCATTGGATGTACCCCACCTGGCTAATCCAGGATGAACTCATTTCATGACCCTTAACTGAAGTTAAGGAATGAATTCACGTAATGAATTACGTCAGCAAAGATTCTTTCCTGAAACAAGGTAACATTCACAGTTTTCAGGGATTCGGCCATGGatatattatcttttctttctctctttctttctttctttctttctttctttctttctttctttctttctttctttctNNNNNNNNNNtctttctttctttctttctttctttctttctttctttctttctttctctctctctctctctctttctctctctctctctccccccctttctttctttttgacagagtttcactcttgttgcccaggctggagtgcaatggtgtgatctcagctcaccgcaacctccgccttccaggttcaagcagtgctcctgcctcagcctcctaaatagctgggattataggcatgtgccaccaccccggctaattttgtatttttagtagagacagagtttctccatgttggtcaggctggtatcgaactcccaacctcaggtgatcctcccatctcagcctcccaaagtgctgggattaccggcatgatccaccgtgcccagcctatggaCATATTTTCTTGGGGCCACCATTTGACCCCCTTCACCTATCAACCTTTTATCTGATGGCACTGATGATCATTGtctagattcattcattcattcgcaGTTGCAAAATGGAGATTGTCTAATTTTgtcattcctcctcctccttcttcttcttcttttttttttttttttttttgagatggagtcttgttctgtcacccaggctggaggtgcagtggcttgatctcggctcactgcaacctcttcctcctgagttcaagtgattcttctgcctcaccctccctagtagctgggattacaggtgcgtgccaccatgcccagctaatttttgtatttttagtagagaaggggttccaccacgttggccaggccagtgtcaaactcctgacctcaagtgatctgcccacctcagcctcccaaagtgctgggattacaggcgtgacccactgcgccaGGCCCACCTTCATTTATTAGCTGTGAATCATCTATAAGAAAAACTGCTCTCAATAACTGCTTTGTTACTCTAACATTTCACCCATTCAGGAAAGGTAGAATTAATGCTTGATTATCTCCCATTTGTCTTAGGTGGGCTAAGGAAGATCTACTTCCTAAAAGCAGATCTTGAGTCAGGAACGTAAGTAGTTTACTTGGTAAGTGATGCTTATAGGCACTGGGAGAGGAGTGGAGAAGTGGGACAGGAAAGGGAATGGGGCCAGTTAGAGGCATGCATTAGAGCAGGTGGGCAAATAGTGTTAAATCCTGCTAGGAACCTACACTAGGAGAAGTGTAGAAGCTGCCTCAGAGAATCCTACCCAAGGGGCAAAGAAATAGGATATAATTGTCAACTCCCTCTCTGTTGGTTGAGACCTCCTTCTGGGAGCATTAACTCTGCAGCATTCCTGGTTTGCCCTGAGCACAACATGCTCCCACAGCCAGAATAAATGCCTCCAGGCAGAGTCACAGATGTTCACAAAGATGCCTTCTCCTTTAGAGGTGAATGCTGAAGGATGTGGGTCACAGTACCATCCACGCTTTGCACTGCTAGGATCCATTCGTGCCTCTCATTCCCTGAGTTCATTCTATCCTGTCTCTGATGCTTCAAGGTGGTAGCTGATTGTAATTTCTAACTCTTTTAAAAGAAAGTCTTAACaacaggctgagtgtggtgactcgtgcttgtaatcccaacactttttgaggccaaggttggaggatcacttaaagctaggagtttgagaccagtctgagcaacaaagcaagacctctgtctctaaaaaataatttaaaaattcactaggTATGGTagcgtgtgtctgtagtcccagctactagggaggctgatatggaaggatttcttgagcttagtagtttgaggctgcagtgagccataatcatgccactgcactccagcctgggtgacagagtgagaccgcatctgtttttttcaaaaaaattgtaCAACCGATGGGT
The genomic region above belongs to Piliocolobus tephrosceles isolate RC106 chromosome 1, ASM277652v3, whole genome shotgun sequence and contains:
- the HAPLN2 gene encoding hyaluronan and proteoglycan link protein 2, with translation MPGGLTLPTLCCFLLWAFTIFHKGQGDPASHPGPHYLLPPIHEVIHSHRGATATLPCVLGTTPPSYKVRWSKVEPGELRETLILVTNGLHARGYGPLGGRARMRRGHRLDASLVIAGVRLEDEGRYRCELINGIEDESVALTLSLEGVVFPYQPSRGRYQFNYYEAKQACEEQDGRLATYSQLYQAWTEGLDWCNAGWLLEGSVRYPVLTARAPCGGRGRPGIRSYGPRDRMRDRYDAFCFTSALAGQVFFVPGRLTLSEAHAACRRRGAVVAKVGHLYAAWKFSGLDQCDGGWLADGSVRFPIITPRPRCGGLPDPGVRSFGFPRPQQAAYGTYCYAEN